One region of Drosophila subobscura isolate 14011-0131.10 chromosome J, UCBerk_Dsub_1.0, whole genome shotgun sequence genomic DNA includes:
- the LOC117895480 gene encoding DNA-directed RNA polymerase III subunit RPC8: MFVLAELKDTVRIAPDQFNLKLVDAVRDEIDRKLANKVLLNVGLCIALKEIVSLQDSIILPGDGASHTEVLFRYIVFRPMVGTVMTGKIRNCSREGVHVTLGFFDDILIPHAALQHPSRFDEAEQAWVWEYPLEDGAKHDLFMDVGEPIKFRVSREIFEETSPVGPPKTDAQSTQGPSTSTAAATAAQETKTPYKIIGAINESGLGVLSWWDQQGKEDDQDDEDNTEYDNDEDGEGACEE, from the exons ATGTTTGTGCTGGCCGAGCTGAAGGATACCGTGCGCATTGCGCCGGACCAGTTCAACTTAAAGTTGGTGGACGCTGTGCGTGACGAAATTGACCGCAAACTGGCCAACAAG GTGCTACTTAACGTTGGGCTGTGCATAGCGCTCAAGGAGATTGTATCGCTGCAGGACTCCATTATTCTACCAGGCGACGGTGCCTCCCACACCGAAGTGCTCTTTCGCTACATTGTTTTCCGTCCCATGGTCGGCACCGTAATGACCGGCAAAATACGCAACTGCAGCCGTGAAGGAGTCCACGTTACGCTGGGCTTCTTTGATGACATACTCATACCACATGCAGCGTTGCAGCATCCCTCCCGCTTCGACGAGGCCGAGCAGGCCTGGGTCTGGGAGTATCCCTTGGAGGACGGCGCCAAGCACGATCTCTTCATGGACGTTGGCGAGCCCATAAAATTCCGCGTGTCGCGCGAGATTTTCGAGGAGACATCGCCAGTTGGGCCGCCAAAAACGGACGCCCAAAGCACGCAGGGCCCCAGCACATCGACAGCTGCGGCCACAGCTGCGCAGGAGACCAAGACTCCGTACAAGATTATT GGGGCCATTAACGAGTCCGGCCTGGGCGTACTCTCCTGGTGGGATCAGCAAGGCAAAGAGGACGACCAAGATGACGAGGACAATACGGAATACGACAATGACGAGGATGGCGAGGGTGCGTGCGAAGAATGA